Proteins encoded by one window of Gambusia affinis linkage group LG17, SWU_Gaff_1.0, whole genome shotgun sequence:
- the LOC122847170 gene encoding sushi domain-containing protein 2-like isoform X2 — protein sequence MRRSTAVIFVFLVLYICKTLGETCEQNCGKKLDSCSCHPTCGSLGSCCSDYKEYCVNTSPYSGSILGGTDFVVLDANFNKSSDIVCRFDNKTNTVGYVDGDGRGHCISPLLYETGWVSLQISSDSGITFNRAGSWLSVHTGKLASRFKAILVNSTKWQYYGTPNVGGNLQMTWNTTLVDAEKVNIEVWGYKETGEPYSESWQGEWRYLYSLTKDHPNSGSFTFLPKIAEGDFSRWELGALRVSSSNYTDGMWNVQAAWSEDHALAWHLEESFRQNSTGWALDKCLAWDKLENELPNFLAEIIDCPCTLAQARADTGRFHTDYGCDIEKGSVCTYHPGSVHCVRAIQASPKYAAGQQCCYDSTGAQVLTADSIGGSTPDRAHDWGSPPFKKPPRIPGQSHWVYDVLSFYYCCLWSDNCYHYFKHRPSSDCRRYQSPSSAVVFGDPHFITFDDVSYSFNGKGEYTLVRSEEKQLTVQGRTEPVKDSEKTINATKLTAVAMREGSSDIIEVRLDSRNDGLELLRNQQTLSFAEQTWMDLHGVFVFSPIPTNVTVMFPSGAGVEVRRRGETMTTTVLLPEEFKNSTVGLLGKMNGDARDDLTLSTGELVQNHSNPEELFSFGASWAVENTSALFTYDSEYFLNTYCFVPRHDPNFMPVFSVPENPDDPLNTQAAEICTGEGSQFCRYDILVGRSLLIGNATRVSFQSHVSLVDDLKPVISCGWLPPPANGKKQGTTYLQWAKVKFSCNDGYKLSGSEERTCQSNGKWSGEDASCSVPSNITGIVAGSVIGALTLIVIMTAIILHSRKQKRKSSDSDEERSNTSKL from the exons ATGAGAAGATCAACAGCAgtgatttttgtctttctggttTTATATATCTGCAAAACTTTAG GAGAGACTTGTGAACAAAATTGTGGGAAAAAATTAGACTCGTGCTCCTGCCACCCAACATGTGGGTCTCTTGGATCCTGCTGCTCTGACTACAAAGAGTACTGTGTAAACACGTCTCCGTACTCTGGGTCCATACTGGGTGGGACAGACTTTGTTGTCCTTGATGCAAACTTCAACAAAAGCTCTGACATTGTTTGTAG GTTTGATAATAAAACTAATACTGTAGGGTATGTGGATGGAGATGGTAGAGGCCACTGTATTTCCCCACTGTTATACGAAACCGGATGGGTTTCTTTGCAGATCTCCTCAGATAGCGGCATCACATTCAACAGAGCTGGATCATGGCTTTCAG TTCACACAGGCAAGTTAGCTTCTCGATTCAAAGCTATTCTGGTGAACTCAACAAAGTGGCAATACTATGGGACGCCTAATGTTGGAGGCAATCTACAGATGACATGGAATACCACTTTAGTCGATGCAGAAAAGGTCAACATAGAGGTCTGGGGATACAAAGAGACAG GGGAGCCGTACTCAGAGTCCTGGCAGGGTGAGTGGCGGTATCTGTACTCCCTTACCAAGGATCACCCCAACAGTGGCTCCTTTACGTTTTTACCCAAAATAGCAGAGGGAGATTTTTCCAGATGGGAGCTCGGTGCCCTTCGTGTCAGCTCAAGCAACTACACTGACGGCATGTG gaACGTCCAAGCTGCATGGAGTGAGGATCACGCTCTggcctggcatctagaggaaAGCTTCAGGCAGAACTCAACAGGATGGGCTCTGGATAAATGCTTAGCCTGGGACAAGCTGGAAAACGAGCTGCCAAACTTCCTCGCTGAGATCATCGACTGCCCATGCACTCTGGCTCAAGCAAGAGCAGACACTGGGAGGTTTCAT ACTGATTATGGCTGTGATATAGAGAAAGGGAGTGTGTGCACTTACCACCCTGGGAGTGTTCACTGTGTGAGGGCGATACAAGCCAG TCCTAAATATGCAGCAGGACAACAGTGTTGCTACGACAGCACCGGTGCTCAGGTTCTCACAGCAGACTCGATTGGCGGTAGCACTCCAGACCGGGCCCACGACTGGGGGTCGCCTCCTTTTAAGAAACCCCCTCGGATCCCAGGACAGTCCCACTGGGTTTATGATGTCCTAAGTTTCTACTACTGCTGCCTTTGGTCAGACAACTGCTACCACTACTTCAAACACCGGCCCTCCAGCGACTGCAGGCGCTACCAGTCTCCCAGCTCAG CGGTGGTGTTTGGAGATCCACACTTTATTACCTTTGACGATGTCAGCTACTCGTTCAATGGCAAAGGGGAGTACACTCTGGTCAGATCAGAGGAGAAACAGCTGACAGTCCAAGGCAGAACAGAACCTGTAAAGG ATTCAGAAAAAACGATAAATGCAACAAAGTTGACGGCTGTAGCTATGAGAGAAGGGTCGTCAGACATCATAGAGGTGCGGCTTGATAGCAGAAATGATGGCCTTGAGCTACTGCGCAATCAGCAAACCCTCTCCTTTGCAGAGCAGACCTGGATGGATTTACACG gcgtgtttgtgttttctcccATCCCTACAAATGTAACTGTGATGTTTCCATCTGGAGCCGGGGTGGAGGTGCGACGTAGGGGTGAAACTATGACCACCACTGTCCTGCTGCCAGAGGAATTCAAAAACTCCACTGTGGGACTGTTGGGGAAGATGAATGGTGACGCCAGAGATGACCTTACCCTCAGCACTGGGGAGCTAGTGCAGAACCACAGCAACCCAGAGGAGCTGTTCAGCTTTGGGGCAAGCT GGGCTGTAGAAAACACATCCGCTTTGTTTACATATGATTCCGAATACTTTCTGAACACATATTGCTTCGTTCCAAGACATGATCCAAATTTTATGCCAGTATTTTCTGTCCCTGAGAATCCAGATGATCCACTGAACACCCAGGCAGCTGAGATATGCACTGGAGAGGGATCTCAGTTCTGCAG GTATGACATCCTTGTCGGTCGAAGCCTGTTAATAGGAAATGCTACAAGAGTTTCTTTCCAGAGTCACGTTTCTCTAGTGGATGATCTGAAGCCAG TGATCTCCTGTGGATGGCTCCCACCACCTGCTAATGGGAAAAAGCAGGGAACCACCTACCTACAATGGGCTAAGGTCAAGTTTTCTTGTAATGACGGCTACAAGCTTAGTGGATCAGAGGAACGCACATGCCAGAGTAACGGCAAATGGTCTGGAGAAGATGCAAGCTGCAGTGTTCCCA
- the LOC122847170 gene encoding sushi domain-containing protein 2-like isoform X1, protein MRRSTAVIFVFLVLYICKTLGETCEQNCGKKLDSCSCHPTCGSLGSCCSDYKEYCVNTSPYSGSILGGTDFVVLDANFNKSSDIVCRFDNKTNTVGYVDGDGRGHCISPLLYETGWVSLQISSDSGITFNRAGSWLSVHTGKLASRFKAILVNSTKWQYYGTPNVGGNLQMTWNTTLVDAEKVNIEVWGYKETGEPYSESWQGEWRYLYSLTKDHPNSGSFTFLPKIAEGDFSRWELGALRVSSSNYTDGMWNVQAAWSEDHALAWHLEESFRQNSTGWALDKCLAWDKLENELPNFLAEIIDCPCTLAQARADTGRFHTDYGCDIEKGSVCTYHPGSVHCVRAIQASPKYAAGQQCCYDSTGAQVLTADSIGGSTPDRAHDWGSPPFKKPPRIPGQSHWVYDVLSFYYCCLWSDNCYHYFKHRPSSDCRRYQSPSSAVVFGDPHFITFDDVSYSFNGKGEYTLVRSEEKQLTVQGRTEPVKADSEKTINATKLTAVAMREGSSDIIEVRLDSRNDGLELLRNQQTLSFAEQTWMDLHGVFVFSPIPTNVTVMFPSGAGVEVRRRGETMTTTVLLPEEFKNSTVGLLGKMNGDARDDLTLSTGELVQNHSNPEELFSFGASWAVENTSALFTYDSEYFLNTYCFVPRHDPNFMPVFSVPENPDDPLNTQAAEICTGEGSQFCRYDILVGRSLLIGNATRVSFQSHVSLVDDLKPVISCGWLPPPANGKKQGTTYLQWAKVKFSCNDGYKLSGSEERTCQSNGKWSGEDASCSVPSNITGIVAGSVIGALTLIVIMTAIILHSRKQKRKSSDSDEERSNTSKL, encoded by the exons ATGAGAAGATCAACAGCAgtgatttttgtctttctggttTTATATATCTGCAAAACTTTAG GAGAGACTTGTGAACAAAATTGTGGGAAAAAATTAGACTCGTGCTCCTGCCACCCAACATGTGGGTCTCTTGGATCCTGCTGCTCTGACTACAAAGAGTACTGTGTAAACACGTCTCCGTACTCTGGGTCCATACTGGGTGGGACAGACTTTGTTGTCCTTGATGCAAACTTCAACAAAAGCTCTGACATTGTTTGTAG GTTTGATAATAAAACTAATACTGTAGGGTATGTGGATGGAGATGGTAGAGGCCACTGTATTTCCCCACTGTTATACGAAACCGGATGGGTTTCTTTGCAGATCTCCTCAGATAGCGGCATCACATTCAACAGAGCTGGATCATGGCTTTCAG TTCACACAGGCAAGTTAGCTTCTCGATTCAAAGCTATTCTGGTGAACTCAACAAAGTGGCAATACTATGGGACGCCTAATGTTGGAGGCAATCTACAGATGACATGGAATACCACTTTAGTCGATGCAGAAAAGGTCAACATAGAGGTCTGGGGATACAAAGAGACAG GGGAGCCGTACTCAGAGTCCTGGCAGGGTGAGTGGCGGTATCTGTACTCCCTTACCAAGGATCACCCCAACAGTGGCTCCTTTACGTTTTTACCCAAAATAGCAGAGGGAGATTTTTCCAGATGGGAGCTCGGTGCCCTTCGTGTCAGCTCAAGCAACTACACTGACGGCATGTG gaACGTCCAAGCTGCATGGAGTGAGGATCACGCTCTggcctggcatctagaggaaAGCTTCAGGCAGAACTCAACAGGATGGGCTCTGGATAAATGCTTAGCCTGGGACAAGCTGGAAAACGAGCTGCCAAACTTCCTCGCTGAGATCATCGACTGCCCATGCACTCTGGCTCAAGCAAGAGCAGACACTGGGAGGTTTCAT ACTGATTATGGCTGTGATATAGAGAAAGGGAGTGTGTGCACTTACCACCCTGGGAGTGTTCACTGTGTGAGGGCGATACAAGCCAG TCCTAAATATGCAGCAGGACAACAGTGTTGCTACGACAGCACCGGTGCTCAGGTTCTCACAGCAGACTCGATTGGCGGTAGCACTCCAGACCGGGCCCACGACTGGGGGTCGCCTCCTTTTAAGAAACCCCCTCGGATCCCAGGACAGTCCCACTGGGTTTATGATGTCCTAAGTTTCTACTACTGCTGCCTTTGGTCAGACAACTGCTACCACTACTTCAAACACCGGCCCTCCAGCGACTGCAGGCGCTACCAGTCTCCCAGCTCAG CGGTGGTGTTTGGAGATCCACACTTTATTACCTTTGACGATGTCAGCTACTCGTTCAATGGCAAAGGGGAGTACACTCTGGTCAGATCAGAGGAGAAACAGCTGACAGTCCAAGGCAGAACAGAACCTGTAAAGG CAGATTCAGAAAAAACGATAAATGCAACAAAGTTGACGGCTGTAGCTATGAGAGAAGGGTCGTCAGACATCATAGAGGTGCGGCTTGATAGCAGAAATGATGGCCTTGAGCTACTGCGCAATCAGCAAACCCTCTCCTTTGCAGAGCAGACCTGGATGGATTTACACG gcgtgtttgtgttttctcccATCCCTACAAATGTAACTGTGATGTTTCCATCTGGAGCCGGGGTGGAGGTGCGACGTAGGGGTGAAACTATGACCACCACTGTCCTGCTGCCAGAGGAATTCAAAAACTCCACTGTGGGACTGTTGGGGAAGATGAATGGTGACGCCAGAGATGACCTTACCCTCAGCACTGGGGAGCTAGTGCAGAACCACAGCAACCCAGAGGAGCTGTTCAGCTTTGGGGCAAGCT GGGCTGTAGAAAACACATCCGCTTTGTTTACATATGATTCCGAATACTTTCTGAACACATATTGCTTCGTTCCAAGACATGATCCAAATTTTATGCCAGTATTTTCTGTCCCTGAGAATCCAGATGATCCACTGAACACCCAGGCAGCTGAGATATGCACTGGAGAGGGATCTCAGTTCTGCAG GTATGACATCCTTGTCGGTCGAAGCCTGTTAATAGGAAATGCTACAAGAGTTTCTTTCCAGAGTCACGTTTCTCTAGTGGATGATCTGAAGCCAG TGATCTCCTGTGGATGGCTCCCACCACCTGCTAATGGGAAAAAGCAGGGAACCACCTACCTACAATGGGCTAAGGTCAAGTTTTCTTGTAATGACGGCTACAAGCTTAGTGGATCAGAGGAACGCACATGCCAGAGTAACGGCAAATGGTCTGGAGAAGATGCAAGCTGCAGTGTTCCCA
- the myo1hb gene encoding unconventional myosin-Ih has product MEASLTARDRVGIQDFVLLDAYTSESAFLDNLRKRFHENLIYTYIGALLVSVNPYKDLDIYSKKQMDTYMGVNFFELPPHIYALADNVFRTMLSEFNNHFILISGESGAGKTEASKKILQFYAVSCPSTKLLNNVRDRLLLSNPVLEAFGNAKTLKNDNSSRFGKYMDIQFDHRGGAVGGHILSYLLEKSRVVHQNHGERNFHIFYQLVEGGEEDLLRWLGLERNCKNYRYLVQGDCAKVSSINDKSDWKTVRKALSVIDFSESDTEHLFGIIASVLHLGNLKFEADARGYATIKNNQEMHWVSKLLGIPNQVLHQGLTHRKIEAKTEEVLSPFSVEHAVYARDALAKAIYGRTFNWLVNKINESLANQDSSRKMVVGLLDIYGFEVFSVNSFEQFCINYCNEKLQQLFIQLTLKSEQEEYELEGIEWEPVPYFNNKIICDLVEEKFRGIISLLDEECLRPGEATDLTFLEKMEEKIGGHPHFVTHKLGDKNTRKTLERGDFRLLHYAGEVTYCVVGFLDKNNNLLYRSGKEVMQHSKNAIIKHCFPSSEPDSKKRPETVVTQFKNSLVGLTEILMSKEPWYVRCIKPNESKQPAKFDDVLVRHQVKYLGLMEHLRVRRAGFAYRRKYEIFLQRYKALCPDTWPNWKGTPAEGVRCLIKHLGYKTDEYKLGRTKIFIRHPRTLFATEDAFQVCKHQLATRIQAKYKGYRVKEDYQKQKAAATTIENCWRGLMARKERQRRAWAVKVIRKFIKGFMTRKQPACIDNSEYLVYVRQNYLTRLKENLPKSVLDMDSWLTPPPILKEVSQLLQNIFVRSLVRRYVREITPQRKAQLLLKAQTSSMFKGKKENYPLSVCRPFVDTRIALEDINLKVLQTIQHEHLKYGVPVVKYDRNGFRPRLRQLIFTQEAAYLVEETKIKQRIDFSSLKGVSVSNLSDNFLILHVTCDDIKQKGDLVLQCDFLYEVLTKLSFIADKQSCIKVVQGSVRFDIQPGREGFVDFKSGQESMVYRAKNGHLMVESTRTR; this is encoded by the exons ATGGAGGCCTCCCTGACGGCCCGGGATCGCGTGGGCATCCAGGACTTTGTTCTGCTGGACGCCTACACCAGTGAGAGTGCCTTTCTGGACAACCTGAGGAAACGCTTCCATGAGAACCTGATTTAT ACCTACATTGGGGCGCTTCTGGTGTCGGTCAACCCGTACAAAGACTTGGACATCTACAGCAAGAAGCAAATGGACACCTATATGGGAGTTAACTTCTTTGAACTACCACCTCACAT TTATGCTCTGGCAGACAACGTTTTCCGCACCATGCTGTCGGAGTTCAACAATCACTTCATCCTGATCTCAGGAGAGAGCGGGGCTGGAAAGACGGAGGCCTccaaaaaaatcctccagttCTACGCTGTCAGCTGTCCGAGCACCAAACTCCTGAACAACGTCCGGGACAGGCTGCTGCTCTCCAATCCAGTGCTTGAA gCTTTCGGAAATGCCAAAACCCTGAAAAACGACAACTCAAGCCGCTTTGGGAAATACATGGACATCCAGTTCGACCATCGG GGTGGAGCTGTGGGTGGTCACATCCTTAGTTACCTGCTGGAGAAGTCCCGCGTGGTTCATCAGAACCACGGCGAGAGAAACTTCCACATCTTCTACCAGCTggtggagggaggagaggaggatcTGCTCCGCTGGCTGGGCCTGGAGAGAAACTGCAAGAACTACCGTTATCTGGTGCAA GGGGATTGTGCCAAAGTTAGCTCTATCAATGATAAAAGCGACTGGAAGACAGTGCGGAAAGCGCTGTCTGTCATAGACTTCAGCGAAAGTGACACTGAG CACCTGTTTGGTATTATTGCCAGTGTGCTCCACTTGGGAAACCTAAAGTTTGAAGCAGACGCTCGAGGGTATGCCACGATCAAAAACAACCAGGAGATGCATTGGGTGTCAAAA TTGTTGGGTATTCCTAATCAGGTGCTACACCAGGGTTTAACCCACAGAAAGATAGAAGCCAAAACCGAAGAG GTGCTCAGCCCATTCTCAGTGGAACATGCTGTCTATGCCAGGGATGCCCTTGCCAAAGCCATCTATGGCCGAACCTTCAACTGGCTGGTCAACAAGATCAATGAATCACTGGCCAACCAG GATTCCTCCAGGAAAATGGTGGTCGGCCTGCTGGACATCTATGGGTTTGAAGTTTTCAGTGTTAACAG CTTTGAACAGTTTTGCATCAACTACTGCaatgagaagctgcagcagcttttcatCCAGCTGACGCTTAAATCAGAGCAGGAGGAATACGAACTGGAAGGGATCGAA TGGGAACCAGTGCCATATTTTAACAACAAGATAATCTGTGACCTTGTGGAGGAGAAATTCAGAGGGATCATCTCGTTGTTG GATGAGGAATGTTTGCGTCCTGGGGAGGCCACTGACCTCACCTTTCtggagaagatggaggaaaaGATTGGCGGCCATCCTCATTTTGTCAC acacaaacttggagacaaaaacacaagaaaaacactgGAAAGAGGAGATTTCCGCCTCCTGCACTATGCTGGAGAGGTTACATATTGTGTTGTTG GATTcttggacaaaaacaacaatctgtTGTATCGAAGTGGAAAAGAG GTCATGCAACACTCCaaaaatgccatcatcaaacaCTGCTTCCCCTCCTCTGAACCTGACAGCAAAAAGAGACCAGAAACT GTGGTGACCCAGTTTAAGAACAGCCTGGTTGGTCTGACTGAGATCCTAATGTCTAAAGAGCCTTGGTATGTGCGCTGCATCAAACCGAATGAATCCAAACAACCAG CAAAATTTGATGATGTGCTGGTGAGACATCAGGTTAAATACCTGGGGCTCATGGAGCACCTGAGGGTCAGGCGAGCCGGCTTTGCATACCGACGCAAATATGAGATCTTTCTCCAGAG GTACAAAGCTCTGTGTCCAGACACCTGGCCCAACTGGAAAGGTACGCCAGCAGAGGGTGTTCGCTGCCTCATTAAACACCTGGGCTACAAAACTGATGAGTATAAGTTAGGCAG GACGAAGATTTTCATCCGCCATCCCCGGACTTTGTTCGCAACAGAAGACGCCTTTCAGGTCTGCAAGCATCAGCTTG CAACAAGGATTCAAGCCAAATACAAAGGTTACAGAGTGAAAGAAGACTACCAGAAACAGAAAGCGGCTG CCACTACAATTGAGAACTGCTGGAGAGGTTTGATGGCAAGAAAGGAGCGTCAAAGGAGAGCTTGGGCGGTCAAGGTCATCAGGAA ATTCATCAAAGGTTTCATGACCAGAAAACAACCAGCCTGCATTGACAACAGTGAGTACCTGGTCTATGTGAGGCAGAACTACCTCACCCGCCTGAAGGAAAATCTTCCCAAATCAGTCCTGGACATGGACTCGTGGCTCACCCCGCCACCCATTTTAAAGGAG gtcTCGCAGCTCTTGCAGAACATCTTTGTTCGCTCTTTGGTGAGGCGGTACGTCCGAGAAATCACCCCACAAAGGAAAGCTCAG cttctcctcAAAGCCCAAACAAGCTCCAtgttcaaaggaaaaaaagaaaactacccACTCAGTGTGTGCAGACCGTTTGTTGACACGAGGATTG CTTTAGAAGACATTAACCTCAAGGTCCTTCAGACAATTCAGCATGAGCACCTCAAG TACGGCGTTCCAGTGGTGAAGTACGACAGGAACGGGTTCAGGCCTCGTCTTCGGCAGCTCATCTTCACCCAGGAAGCTGCCTACCTGGTCGAAGAAACAAAGATCAAGCAGCGGATTGATTTCAGCTCACTGAAAG GTGTGTCTGTGAGCAACCTGAGTGACAACTTCCTCATCCTCCATGTTACATGTGACGATATCAAACAAAAG gGAGATCTGGTTCTGCAGTGCGACTTCCTCTACGAGGTTCTGACTAAGCTCAGTTTTATTGCTGACAAGCAGAGCTGTATCAAAGTGGTTCAGGGGAG TGTGAGGTTTGACATTCAGCCTGGCAGAGAGGGGTTTGTTGACTTCAAAAGTGGCCAGGAGTCCATGGTCTACAGAGCAAAGAACGGCCATTTGATGGTG gaATCAACAAGAACCAGATGA